The Populus nigra chromosome 4, ddPopNigr1.1, whole genome shotgun sequence genome contains the following window.
GCATTGGCAATGTCAAGTAGCCAATATGGATTGTAAAAGCCAAATCCAGTGAGGAGGTTGCCAGGGGATAGGTCTCCAAAAGCAGCATATCCAAAGCAACCACAGAACATGTAGAAAAGGGTTGTGACTGCAACACTTATTAGAGTTGCTTTCTTCATCGTCTTGGCTTCTGTAGGTGGGGCTTTGACTGTGTCCTGTCATGAAATGGACCGAACAATTAGTCAGTTTAATTGGCAAAGCATAAAACAAAtgagagaaaatatatttagctCATATACCTGAATTTCAACGAGGATCATGGAGTAAGAATAGGCAAAAGCGATGtcaccaagtgcttgaaagctCCTCCATATCTTTTGGGTCTGTGTCACAGTGCCAATGCTTATTCCAGTGAGACTTCCCATGactcttttattttctacaaCTTTACCAATGCCGAGTCCTAGACCAATTGACGAATAAGTGAAGGACATGACTGCAGCGACAAAAGAGAGCCAGTGTAGCTGATCAAATCCAGGAATCTGAGACAAAAGTATCTCAGCTATGCCAAAAGCTATCATATATGGATAGGCATTCATGTGGCATGGATCTTTTCCAGCACTCTGGTGGAAGCAATTAGACCTCTTTATTGCCCTGTAGTCAAAAGACAAGAACCAATGAGACCAGCaataacaagaagaagaaagcaaagtTAGTTACAAATTCTTGGTTGAACTGAAACTTACATCATGCTTATAGAAGATGCAATTGTGTAGCCAATGGCAACACCAAAAAGGTTCACATACTGCACAAATCCACATATTTTGACCTTTCCTCCAcctgtgaaaattaaaaattaccgCGTAAAACAATTAGAACGCTTAAAATTAACCACTATAATCTAATTAATAATACACGTGTTAGTAAATTTACCAAGGTTGGCCCGAACAGCATCCATGTAGGTGTAGTTCCTCTTGCCATTGACAGGATCACCAGAGCGGTAGCAGGCAGAGAGCAGAATAGAAGTATAGTAAGTGACAAGCGAGAACAAAAGCATCACAGCTGGCCCAGCAATCCATCCAAGCTGACCAATAGCCCAAGCCAAGGAGAGAACTCCGGACCCAATAACAGCTGTTATGATGTGAGCACTTGCAGTCCACACAGTTCCTGtttaaagaaacaacaaaagaaagactCAGGATAAAAAACACGACCACATGGCTAAtattttgtcttcttctttcaGAGTTGTCCAGAATATTAAATAAAGAAGAGTGAAGTTACCAGTTCGTTTGGGGCGGCCATCATCATCAAACCACTTGGAGCCACTCTGTGGATTGGTGTCAATTGAGACGCTGAAAACCTGGTGAGGGAGTTGGTTCTTTGCGGATGTGTTCTCACCCATCTTTGTTAACAAAAGATACCAATAATTGTGTGAGTTATGCTATAAAAGAATCTCTAATGACTTGAACTATACGAGAGTCTGTGCACTGAATACAGTAACATCAAAGCAAGAAGAAAGAAGTGTCGAAAGAAAGTGACGGGGCTCCCTCCTTGATCGATCCAAGTCCGGTTTCAAGTGTGGAATTAGTCTCAGACCGACACAGAGACACAATCACACACCTCCTAAGAAAACCCAGTTTGGTTTGGCGCCTAGTTTTTATAGGTGCTTCGAGAGGGAGAGACAAAGAGAGTGTGCTATGTATCAGACAGAGGAACTGCTCTTATTAGCTAGAGAAAAGAGCGAGTTAATTTCAGGGATACCAAGAAAGGCATGGAGTGGTGGGTATTTATAAGAGGCACGAGGCagcccaggaaaaaaaaaacataaatgttgCAGAGGCACGTGGTTTTGAAGTCTCCTTATCCCAATACTTTGACTCAAAAACCAAATTCAAGCTATTAATTCTTTATCTTAGACtacttgtaatttttatttttttttgccttctgGATTTCAATCAAGCTCCATACATTCACTGTAGTTAGATAAAGACAGTTAAAGCAGTTGGGCTGGGcaatgaaaatattgaaaatattcttGAGCCGCTTGGGATTTGAGTGtgatattagattattttaacgCATGAATCAAGGAATTACGTATTTGTCTCTTGTGTTATTTTACAAGGGTGTCTCTTGTCCCCTTGcgggaactttttttttttttttgtaaagctGCAATCAAAAGAGTTACTGTGCCACTTCGTGTTTAAAAGAGAGATTCCCTACTTTAGCCACCATCACCATTGCTTGTCAGCACCGGGCATGGCTTTGGTTGCAAATTATAGATAATATCTACTTAATTTATATGGGGTGACCATGTGAGGATCTTAATGTAGTTGAAACAAATAATGTTTGAAAGAAATTCTTGCACAAAATATTGACATGTaataagattaaattaaataacagCAGCTTAATTTTTGTCCAAATTCGCGAAGGGCATCACACAGAATGTGCTAGGCCACTGTCAgctgtcataaaaaaaaacaagccgcACCTGGGATTATAAATGAAACACGACATGAAAGACGATCATCATGCATAAAGATTAATTCGAGTTAATTGCTCTTACCGTCATATCCTCCCTTCTGTCAATTTCTGGCACTCTCAGCTGCCTCCGAAAGCTTTTCTATATCAGCTGGATATATATGTGCTGTAAGTGCTCACAGTAAGAGCAAGCACATGCGGGAAGAAGGATTTACGAGGGAGATATAGGAAGGGATTCCTGATGATCAGTTGCTATGCTTTCTCTTGCATCAAACCCTCCATGGCTTATATAGTAGCATGC
Protein-coding sequences here:
- the LOC133692241 gene encoding amino acid permease 3-like, with protein sequence MTMGENTSAKNQLPHQVFSVSIDTNPQSGSKWFDDDGRPKRTGTVWTASAHIITAVIGSGVLSLAWAIGQLGWIAGPAVMLLFSLVTYYTSILLSACYRSGDPVNGKRNYTYMDAVRANLGGGKVKICGFVQYVNLFGVAIGYTIASSISMMAIKRSNCFHQSAGKDPCHMNAYPYMIAFGIAEILLSQIPGFDQLHWLSFVAAVMSFTYSSIGLGLGIGKVVENKRVMGSLTGISIGTVTQTQKIWRSFQALGDIAFAYSYSMILVEIQDTVKAPPTEAKTMKKATLISVAVTTLFYMFCGCFGYAAFGDLSPGNLLTGFGFYNPYWLLDIANAAIVIHLVGAYQVYCQPLFAFVEKEAARRFPDSDFVTKDIKISIPGLGPYNLNLFRMIWRTLFVVTTTVISMLLPFFNDIVGLLGALGFWPLTVYFPVEMYISQKKISKWSTRWLCLQILSVACLIITIAAAAGSIAGVLDDVKTIKPFQTSY